A single window of Amyelois transitella isolate CPQ chromosome 17, ilAmyTran1.1, whole genome shotgun sequence DNA harbors:
- the LOC106134269 gene encoding transcription factor HES-4-A, producing MSDPSPLSKTAKYKKITKPLLERKRRARINRCLDELKDIMVGALDINDDNMSKLEKADILELTVNHLTKLHSPKDPVVEAKKFQAGFGQCAAEACRFIMSVPDLDSNVSQNLISHLSRLITAQPLTIQVPDRPPFSPPTSPASVVSDRQHYYSDHDRSSSDAEDSIYSGEGNVKQWVYSRSNPPHSRKATTPMTGLLTTVDKIPAPHPSDHFHVSDRRTPHFNRVPADAKDVILQKIRQHIMDKRGNDYNADNNSGGEDSEVKYYRHEVYRSDANQYSPANVPNNDTLDLRKYRSPAKSSETALSPKKSPYVANQLDATPLENKTEATPVVPEQCELPMDYSNLPPKKKRKLIEYQEYKKQEEARRQLEAFYAEQKSAGAGVGPPADDDAKWRPW from the exons ATGTCTGACCCATCACCGTTGTCGAAGACTGCGAAGTACAAGAAGATCACAAAACCTCTGCTGGAAAGGAagcggcgcgcgcgcatcaACCGGTGTCTAGACGAACTAAAGGACATCATGGTTGGCGCTTTGGAT ATCAATGACGACAACATGAGCAAGTTGGAGAAGGCAGATATCCTTGAATTAACCGTTAACCACCTCACTAAGCTGCACAGCCCTAAGGACCCGGTTGTGGAGGCGAAGAAGTTCCAAGCCGGGTTCGGGCAGTGCGCGGCGGAAGCCTGCCGGTTCATTATGTCGGTTCCGGACTTGGACTCGAATGTCAGCCAAAACTTGATCAGCCACCTCTCGCGGCTCATCACGGCGCAGCCTCTCACCATACAAGTCCCGGACAGGCCGCCCTTTTCCCCGCCGACGTCCCCAGCCTCTGTAGTATCTGACAGACAACATTACTACAGCGATCACGATAGGTCGTCTTCGGATGCCGAAGACTCCATTTACTCGGGCGAAGGAAACGTAAAACAATGGGTATATTCCCGATCTAATCCCCCACACTCGCGCAAAGCGACCACCCCCATGACTGGGCTCCTCACCACCGTTGACAAAATCCCTGCACCCCATCCATCCGACCACTTCCATGTCAGTGACCGCAGAACACCACACTTCAATAGAGTCCCAGCTGATGCTAAAGATGTTATTCTCCAAAAGATCAGACAACACATCATGGATAAACGAGGCAATGATTACAATGCCGATAACAATTCAGGGGGTGAGGATAGTGAAGTTAAATACTACAGACACGAAGTTTACAGAAGCGACGCTAATCAGTATTCGCCAGCAAATGTTCCTAACAACGACACTTTAGATCTTAGGAAATATAGGTCGCCGGCGAAGTCTTCCGAGACGGCGCTATCGCCAAAAAAGAGCCCATACGTCGCGAATCAATTGGACGCGACTCCTTTGGAGAACAAAACTGAAGCGACGCCCGTTGTTCCGGAACAATGCGAATTGCCGATGGATTACAGCAACTTGCCGcctaaaaagaaaaggaaattGATCGAGTACCAAGAGTACAAAAAGCAAGAGGAGGCGAGGCGACAATTGGAGGCTTTTTATGCCGAGCAAAAAAGCGCGGGAGCGGGCGTGGGCCCGCCGGCCGACGACGACGCCAAGTGGCGGCCTTGGTGA
- the LOC106134230 gene encoding uncharacterized protein LOC106134230, translating into MLVGEQSPAPRVVAGLRKLRPELTPGPVPTPTDPNIRISGVLRQYYNDDSDSWAWVRAAVQRGCLLAWRDGTLPRRPAARLPLRDLHLRIAPTLPNAFQLSRLRDDTSVATFQACNAAEYAKWVRALCVEILGQTPLPQVRFLDVLPAADTSRNPKNEAPQQKTPACPPRAPPRARRRLLTSPETQLPRRDHSPAATDEGIVVEDDDYDSSSDRSLDLTLSLDALKTTDVVDAPAPVRKAEVIKCDNCSKLNAQHHTLPRARSTDSEQGRHRYLKRWEGTAGAAERGRFTMEAARRKTASLESRARSCSPNAHEAVAKYVPVRERRALFESLSKTGSGLARSTEQLTRPVVVPETTPRRAASLHDLQAPPTRSVSDLRQFFEAVARGVGGCSASLQRHSAPPNPAPRAFASLTCA; encoded by the exons ATGCTTGTAGGAGAACAGTCCCCGGCGCCGCGTGTGGTGGCCGGACTAAGAAAACTTCGTCCAGAATTAACTCCGGGACCTGTGCCAACGCCCACAGATCCTAATATAAGGATATCGG GTGTACTCCGACAATATTACAATGACGACAGCGACTCGTGGGCTTGGGTGCGGGCGGCCGTCCAGCGCGGCTGCCTGCTCGCCTGGCGCGACGGCACATTGCCCAGGAGACCCGCGGCCAGGTTGCCATTGCGGGACCTCCACTTGCGCATCGCACCAACCTTGCCCAACGCCTTCCAGCTGTCGAGGCTGCGCGACGACACGTCTGTTGCCACATTTCAg GCTTGTAATGCGGCGGAATATGCCAAATGGGTGCGCGCACTATGTGTCGAGATTCTCGGCCAGACACCGTTACCACAAGTCCGCTTCCTGGACGTGCTGCCAGCGGCGGATACCAGTCGAAATCCAAAGAACGAGGCTCCTCAACAAAAGACCCCGGCATGTCCGCCCCGGGCGCCACCGAGAGCTCGGCGGAGGCTGCTAACTTCTCCAGAAACACAGTTGCCTCGAAGAGATCATTCGCCTGCCGCAACGGATGAGGGTATCGTCGTCGAAGACGACGATTACGACTCATCGTCCGACCGCAGCCTCGACCTGACCCTCTCCCTCGACGCATTGAAAACCACAGACGTGGTGGACGCGCCGGCGCCGGTAAGAAAAGCGGAGGTCATCAAATGCGACAATTGCAGCAAATTGAACGCGCAGCATCACACACTACCGCGCGCTCGATCTACTGATTCGGAGCAAGGTCGTCACCGTTACCTAAAACGTTGGGAGGGGACGGCTGGCGCCGCGGAGCGCGGCCGCTTCACGATGGAGGCTGCACGACGCAAAACCGCTTCTCTAGAAAGCAGAGCGAGATCTTGCTCGCCTAATGCTCACGAAGCAGTAGCCAAGTACGTGCCTGTCAGGGAGCGAAGGGCACTATTCGAATCGCTGTCTAAGACTGGTAGCGGATTGGCACGGAGTACAGAGCAGCTGACGAGGCCCGTGGTTGTCCCGGAGACGACTCCGCGGCGCGCGGCGTCGCTGCACGACCTGCAGGCGCCGCCGACGCGGTCGGTGAGCGACCTGCGGCAGTTCTTCGAGGCGGTGGCGCGCGGCGTGGGGGGCTGCTCCGCGAGCCTGCAGCGCCACAGCGCGCCGCCCAACCCTGCGCCGCGCGCCTTCGCCTCCCTCACCTGCGcttaa
- the LOC106143389 gene encoding uncharacterized protein LOC106143389, whose product MPPINPRTRKFRGIIKDINSKIEESPEINETTSIRVAQDPSPSSSITGVQRKQYFRNRNSSSSSCSSRQSTRDFSPASDDDKEYKPSSLDNSSSQESDNETRTQNIKLPKKVCQQQNLVSGSQSQFSSYNSLTQKETLSSGTAPGSSSSSSSSSSSTSSTSSSSSNSSSDSEQNSVAPSKRKCVTMNQKTDIEIIISKSTEYLSSLQQIALQYDSNTISDLTPDEVCQNDSNGQTRKRKRGSKKALAKTLRNMGLKYTSSSTKHKKDRCEDCVAYENALQPDKEKLEEKYISHLKEKELSRAEKLRDKEFISENNIVACYDMQAMLQVPRGDVSSFYYKSRLNCMNFTICELKADNTDCFFLE is encoded by the exons ATGCCTCCTATCAACCCAAGGACTCGTAAATTTAGAGGAATtattaaagatattaattCCAAAATTGAAGAATCTCCAGAAATAAACGAAACTACGAGTATTAGAGTTGCACAAGATCCAAGCCCAAGTTCCAGCATTACAGGCGTTCAACGTAAACAATACTTTAGAAACAGAAATTCTTCAAGTTCTTCCTGTAGCAGCCGTCAGTCTACTCGAGATTTTTCGCCTGCTTCCGATGATGATAAGGAGTATAAACCCAGTTCTCTAGATAATTCGTCATCTCAAGAATCTGACAATGAAACTCGTacacaaaacattaaattaccaaaaaaagtATGTCAACAACAAAATTTAGTCAGTGGGTCTCAATCACAATTCAGTTCGTACAATTCACTTACACAAAAAGAAACACTATCGTCGGGAACTGCACCCGGATCATCTAGTTCATCTTCATCATCTAGTTCATCCACTTCTAGTACGTCTAGTAGCTCTTCTAACAGTTCTTCAGATTCTGAACAAAATTCAGTTGCACCATCGAAGCGGAAATGTGTTACAATGAACCAAAAAAcagatattgaaataataataagcaaaTCAACCGAATACTTGTCATCTTTACAACAAATAGCATTACaatatgattcaaata CTATTAGTGATTTGACACCTGATGAAGTTTGCCAGAATGACTCTAATGGACAAACACGAAAAAGAAAGCGCGGCAGTAAAAAGGCTCTTGCAAAAACTTTACGAAATATGGGTTTAAAGTATACATCTTCGTCTACCAAACATAAA AAAGACCGTTGCGAAGATTGTGTTGCATATGAAAATGCATTACAAccagataaagaaaaattggAAGAAAAGTATATATCACACTTAAAAGAGAAAGAATTAAGCAGGGCAGAGAAGTTACGAGACAAGGAATTTATCAGTGAGAATAATATTGTAGCATGTTATGATATGCAAGCCATGTTACAGGTTCCTAGGGGAGATGTGTCTTCTTTCTATTACAAATCCAGATTAAATTGCatgaattttacaatttgcgaACTAAAAGCAGATAATACAGACTGCTTTTTTTTGGAATGA